AGCGCATTCAGGCGCAGGCTCCCGTGATACTTGATGGAGCCCATAATCCTCATGCTATCCAGGCGCTCTTTGAGGCATTGCCAAAGCTTAGCGAGCAACCCCTGCATGTTGTCTTCTCAGCGCTGCACACCAAAGATGCTGCGCTCATGATCCGTTCATTGAGTTCTCAAAGCACCAGCCTCCATCTCGCGCCATCTTCAGTAGGCAAAAGTCTTCAGAACAAGGATCTCCGAGCATTGGCGCCGACCCTTCCGGTTTACGACCATTCGCTCCTCGCATTTGAAAAAGCCCTTTCACAAGCTAAGCTCGACGGCGGACAAGTCCTGGTCACCGGATCACTCTTTTTGGTTGCCGACATTCTGCATCACCTATCCGGGGAAGCGCGTGACCCTGGTATCGCGAGTTAAGCAATGAAAATTGTATACCTTGCCGCAACCAGCGAACTTGGACCTGCCAGTAGATACAGAATTTACCAATTCATTAATTATTTCGAGCAAGAAGGAATAGACATTGATGTGCTGCCTGCACTTTCTGATGCATGGCTCTTGGCAGAGCGTGATTCAGGTGCCAAGCGAACCATCGGAAGGCTGAAAAGCGGCAGCGCTGGTTTGGTTAGAAGATTCCAGCAACTGCTTCAAGTCGGAGACCACGACCTACTCATTATAGAACGTGAGTTATTTCCGAAGCTCCCTGGGTTTATCGAGAATCTACTTCTTAGGTCCAAAGGACCCTACGGCGTGGAGCTTGATGACGCCATCTACTTGGCACCGGGTCGAACTCAAAAATATGCCCGGTTCGTAGAGAACTCCGCCTTTGTGATTGCTGGCAACGAGAATCTTGCCCAGTGGACACGGAAGCATCAGCCAAATACTCATGTCATTCCCACATGCGTGCCCGTGGACCGCTATACACCGAAACAGAATTACGAGCTCGGGAGCGTGGCTAAGCTTGGATGGGTCGGGCTTCCCGTTAACTTCCAGTACCTTCAACCGCTTAGCCAAGAAATTCAATCTCTTCGAGCTTCAATGCCGTGTCGCCTGCAGGTCGTCAGTGGACGCCGACCCTCCTTTGTTGGGCAAGACGCGTTCGTCCCCTGGGACTCATCAAGCGAGGCCGACGCGATTGCTCAGTTTGATATCGGCGTCATGCCTTTACCAACTTCGTCCTTTGCAGAAGGAAAATGCGGCTTGAAGATACTTCAATACATGGCGGCGGGTATCCCCGTGGTGGCTTCGGCAGTCGGCGTTAACCGTACCATTATCCAGGACGGGGTAAACGGCCTGCTCGTCGAGCGACTCGACCAATGGAAGCCTGCGATTGAGAGGCTACTCGGTGACCAAGAGCTGAGGAAAAAAATAGGCCGCGCGGGCCGACAAAGAGTTGAAACCGATTACTCCACAAAGGTCTGGGGCCCGAAACTCGTGGCACTCTACCAAGACCTCGCGGCAAAGCATTAGACAGGTTGCGCAGTCGAGGTCATCCATAATATGAGCCAAACAAGCACCCACGGAAGGCTACAAGTTGTCTAGCATAACCAGCGTACCTCTTCTTGATACAACAAGAATTTCAGACGCATGCAGTAAAGATCTGCAGGCTACCTGCGAGCGAATTATCAAAAGTGGTCAATTTATACTGGGCCCAGAAGTAACGAACTTCGAGGAAACCATGGCGCAGTTCCTAGGCGCTAAACATGCCATTGGCGTATCCTCGGGAACCGACGCACTTATCTTGGCCTTGATGACTCTGGGCGTAGGACAAGGCGATGAGGTTATTTGCCCGAGCTTTACATTTTTCGCCACCGCCGGAGCGATTTGGCGAGTTGGCGCAAAACCTGTGTTTGTCGATATCGATCCAGCCAGCTTTAATATGGACCCCAGCCTTCTTGAGGCGGCCATTACGGAGAACACGCGCGCCATTATGCCGGTCCACCTCTTCGGTCAAATGGCAGACATGCATGAAATCAACGCCATCGCTCACAAGCACGGCTTGCCCGTTATTGAAGATGCGGCTCAAGCCATTGGCAGCTCAATCGATGGCTGCAATGCGGGAACAATGGGCTCAATCGGCGCTTTCTCCTTCTTTCCGACCAAAAACCTCGGAGGCTACGGTGATGCCGGACTGGTAGTCACAAGCGACGACGCGATTGCTGAAAAGGCGCGTGTTTTGAGGGTGCATGGAGCAGAGAAGCGGTACTACCATCAAACCGTTGGTGGAAACTTCCGAATCGACGCGCTTCAGGCTGGTCTTATTGGCACAAGGTTTAAGCATCTAGGAACAGGCGTTGACGGCAGGCGCGCGTGGGCGGGCGCTTACGATGCTGAACTGAAGAAACAAGGCTTATGCGATCCGGGCCCTTCACAATTGACACTCCCGCCCCGAACCACCGGGCGCCACGCCTTTAATCAATACACGCTGCGGGCCGCGAGTAACGCACATCGCCAACATATCCTGAGTGAGCTTAGCGCCGCCAATGTAGGGCACTCTGTTTATTACCCTGTGCCACTTCATCGACAAGAGTGCTTTGCTAGCCTGGGCTACCATGACGGCCAGCTACCTCATACGGAAGCAGCATCGGAAACAGTGTTCTCTATTCCCGTGTTTCCTCAGCTCTCAAAGGCCGAGCATGGCCGTGTTGTAGAGGTCTTGGTAACAGCCTCGCAAAGTTTTGCTGGTTAAATTCTCAAGACGGCACAAAAATTGGTAGCACAGCTGCTCCGTGGTACAAATGAGACCATGAAGATACTTCAATCAGCTATCCTATTCGCATTATTGACCGCTTCAACCGCAACCGCTCAGGATTTATCCGCAGAAGTTCGAGACATGAACTGGGTTGGTTTTCAGCAGTTCCAAGAAGCGTCACGTGTTTTCGTAAGAACAACCGAACCCGTGAAGTATCGAATCGACGCGTCCAAGCCGGGCCTTGTTGAGATTACGCTTGAGAACACCGATGTCACCAAGCGCATTAATACGTTGCCTCTCGATACCCGCTACTTTGATAGTCCTGTGCGTATGGTCTCCGTTGAGATCCTGGAAGGTGTTTCACCATCTGTGCGCATTCGAATCACCCTGTCTGAGGACGTGGGGTTTAAAGAAGTTCAAAGCGATAATGTTATTGCTCTGGACTTTGAGCGCTAGACGATTGCTCATCAAGGCGCCTTTGGATATCAGGTACTAAACCCGGTAACCCATGACCATGCGCCTTCTCCACTGCTGTTTCATTCTCATTGCTCTAACCTGCACTAAGGTTGGTTCTGCGAAACCCATTCTTACCGATGCTGCTCAGTGTGATACGGTTGAGCTTCTGGCAGATGCGCTCGATTGCGACGCAGAGACTTGCAATCTCGTAGGAAATGCTACGGTTACCTGCCAAGACCTCGTTCTTCAGGCTGATTCAATCGTTATACAAATGACGCCCGACTACGGATTTAACGGCGCCACAGCGTCGGGCAATGTTGTTTTCCTCGATGGCGATACGCTCATTCGCTGCAGTGAAGTGAACCTCGAGGCCGGACGTATTCAAGGAAAAATCGAGAAAGCCCAAGTTCAAGTTTTTGAAAATCATGCCACGGCCGCCCAGGTTGCGGCCAACCCCAGGTCTCCGCGCTCAGGGCGAGCTCTACAAACGGTTCGGGGAGATATTCATCGCGTGTCGAAAGATCGCTTCACTCTTAAAAGCGGGACGTTTACTCTCTGTGACTGCGGTGGGGATCAAAACCCGTCCTGGCGACTTGGGGCCAGTGAGGTCGACGTAACACTCAAAGATAGAGCTACTTTATGGTGGCCAAAGCTCGAGGTAAACTTTCTCGGTCTTGGTATGTTGCCACTTCCGCTGCCCACGCCTGTCCTCTCTTTACCTATTCAAAAACGCGCCGCGGGCCTACTGGCCCCGTCCATCATCTTTCTGCGAGACGCTTACCCCATTCTCGATTTCCCACTCTTTATTCCTATTGGAAATTCATACGACCTCACGGTCTCACCTGGCCTTCGAACGGATTGGGGACTTCATCGCGGCAACGACGTTAGCACTTGGTCAGCGCCGCGTTTAGGCGCCCGGGTTCGCTACGCGCCGATCCCAGGACTACAGGGTTCGGTTCAGTTCCAGTGGACACGCGACACACATTTTACGGCTGCAAGACTTGCGAGGCTCAACGAGAGCCACTCAGGACTCGAAGACCCAGCACTTATCGCTCTGGCGCGCCAAGATCCTCGCTGGGGTTTAAGGGACAGAGTCGTCGTACAAGCGGGACAAACTTGGTTGATATCGCCGGCCGCTCGCTGGAATCTCAAGGCACACTGGGTTTCCGACGATTATATTCAACGTGACTTCAGCTTTCACTTAGCGGACCAAGTTTCGCAGTACCTGCCCAGCCGAACACGCCTCGATTGGCACACAAGCCACATCCTGGTATCGGCCCAAGCGGACTACCTGCAGCGGCTAAACAATGGGAATAGCGAGGCCGGCTACAGTAACACCTCGTCAAATGAGGGATCTGCACTGCAACGGGCCCCTAATATGGAGTTATGGCTTCGGCCCCAACATCTTGGCCAGCGGTTCTTTGTTGGCGGCGGCCTCGTCGTTCAGCGTTACGGCAGCTGGGCTTCACCTCAAACCCAACAAACGGCCAATCAATGGGATTTTTATCAAAGGCTTGATTTCAGCTACCTGAATCAAGTGGGGCCATTCCAGCTGAAAGTTCAGGCCGGCTCACACCTGATAGGAATGCTGAGTGAATCAGACCAGTCCGCTCAGGACGCTACCGATTCCGTAAATCTACTCCCGTTTGCAGAACTTCGCCTCCGGTCGACATTGGCAAAGAAGTTCAGCCAGATAACGCATATCGTTCAGCCATTCGTTGCGGTCCAATTTGTTTACGACCCAGCCATCAACGATTCCTTTTCCACGCGTAACCCTTGGCGCCAACTTGGGACCGTCGAACAAGTTGCCGTTGGTGTTCGGCAATCGTTCACAGACTTGGTCGGCGAAAAAAAAGGTCGTCTCGATATTGAGTTGAGCCAGCCGATGTCGTTGCGGGCGGAAAACGAAGTGCTGCCAACTGCGTTAAAGGTCCACCTTAGTGGGCTTGGAATCGTTGATTTCAACCTTGAAACGAGCCTGGACTGGCAATTACTCAAGGATGGCCCGACAGATTTAAGGGCTACAACAACCATCCGACCTTGGCAGTTTATTAAAGTGTTCAGCCAATACGGCCGCCTTTCGCCAGGCTCAGAGGTTTTGGTCCGATCTATTTACGAACTCTCTGGCTTTACCGACACCTCCCCAACCGGCCAATGGATGCATTATCTTCGGGCTGGAACGGAGCTTTATGGGGCCAAGACATGGAAGATTCTCTACCAAACCGACGTCCTACTGCCCCTTCCCGGCGTGGATTCTTCTGAAAGACCCCAACTAAGTAATCACTTGATTCGGATGGGCTACCGCTCACCCTGCGAATGTTGGGGCGTGGACGTGGTCACCCAAATGGTAAACCCTGATCTAAGTGCTGGTTATGGAACCAGTTTTCTAGATAATATGACAGTGCGCGTGAATCTCACGATCGGAGATTACACGGTGGGTAGCCTCTAAAGGGTTGTGGATTATCAACTTCGGAGCATGTTAAGGAAGCAACCATGAGTAGCAAGCCCCAAATGCATACCCGGACCCTCCACGCCGATTTGGAGACGCCGGTATCAGCGTACCTAAAATTACGCTCATTAAGCTCCCATTCTTTTCTTTACGAAAGTGTCGAAGGCCCAAAACACTGGTCTCGGTATTCCATTTTGGGCTTTGGTGCTCGCCGTATATTCTCGGTCAAGCAAGGTGAACTCACTCTCGTCACTGGTGAGCAGACCCAAACCTTGCCTGCTTGCGATCCGCTTGAAGCCATACAGGCAGCGCTGGGTGAATTACCCGGCGAATTACCTGCCGATTCACCACGATTTGTTGGCGGCATTTTCGGATTTCTAGCCTACGACGCCGTTCGCTCGTTTGAACCCGTAGGTAAACGAGACGACGAGCCCGAAGTGCCTGATGCCTACTTCGTGGAACCTGAGCTTGTCGCGGTTTTTGATAACCGTGCGCACACCCTCACGCTCTACGCCTGGGATGATAAGTTCATTGCGATGGCTCAAACGGGCCTAAGTGGCAGTCTCCCCGAATATCAAGCTCCAGGCGCGTGGGAAGAGCCAATGGCTGTAGACACTCGAGAGGCGTTTGTGAATTCGGTCGCAAAAGCCAAAGAGCACATTCGCGCTGGCGATATTATTCAAGTTGTCCTGTCACGCCGTTTTCAAATGCCGCGCGTTGCTGACCCTTTTGATGTTTATCGCGGCCTGCGCACCATCAATCCCTCGCCATATCTGTATTACTTTGAAGCACCAGACTACCAAATAGCAGGTGCATCCCCCGAGGTCATGGTTCGTGTTGAAGACCAAAACATGACTGTTCGACCCATTGCCGGGACGCGCCCCCGAGGCGCCACTCCGGAAGAAGACGCCAGTAACGCCGAAGAGCTTCTGGCCGATCCCAAAGAGCGAGCCGAACACATTATGCTTGTCGATCTTGGCCGCAATGATGTCGGCCGTGTTGCAAAACCAGGCACCGTGGAAATCCCCGACCTCATGGTTATTGAGAATTACTCGCACGTCATGCACATCGTGAGCGAGGTTCAAGGCACATTGAAAGATGACCTGGATGCATACGACGGGTTGCGGGCTGCGTTTCCAGCAGGAACGTTAAGTGGCGCTCCAAAGGTTCGTGCCATGCAAATCATAGAAGGCCTAGAAAACAATCGGCGTGGTATCTATGGAGGCGCCGTTGGCTACTTTGGCCCCCGTGGAGACGCCGATTTCGGCATCGCAATCAGAACCCTGGTCGCACTTCCGGACAGATTTATTGTTCAAGCAGGCGCCGGAATCGTCGCTGACAGCGACCCCATTAAAGAAGCAGACGAAACCGAGCACAAGGCACGCGCAGTCATTCGCGCGGCCCACTGGGCAGCATCGCCAAGAGCGGCTCGGTAGCGAAAGGAAAAACCATGTCTACGGTGACTAAGGTCTACAAGAACGTTCGCGGTATCCGCACTGCTATTAAAGATGTTGCACGGCTCCGCGCCATCAGCACGATATTGGCTCGCCACGGATTTGGCGCAGTGGTCACGTCACTGAAGCTCGCCGAGGTCGCTGGTGTTAATAAAATTGCCGACAACCTCAATTACGATGCTAATAAATACTCTGTCGCTGAACGGATCCGACTATCAGTAGAAGAGCTTGGACCAACCTTCATCAAGCTCGGCCAAATACTCTCCACGCGGCCCGACTTGGTGCCCGCCGATATCATTGAGCAGCTTCAACACCTTCAAGATGACGTTCCGCCCATGCCCTGGGACGATGTTGAATATCAAGTTGAGACACAACTTGGTGATAAGGTAGATAGCATCTTCAAGACATTCTCTCGCGAGCCTTTAGCCTGCGCATCTATTGCCCAGGTCCACCGGGCTACCTTGCAAGACGACACCCAAGTTGTGGTCAAAGTGATGCGTCGCAATATCGACGACAAAATCGACAGCGACCTCAACATCC
This DNA window, taken from Deltaproteobacteria bacterium, encodes the following:
- a CDS encoding glycosyltransferase family 4 protein, giving the protein MKIVYLAATSELGPASRYRIYQFINYFEQEGIDIDVLPALSDAWLLAERDSGAKRTIGRLKSGSAGLVRRFQQLLQVGDHDLLIIERELFPKLPGFIENLLLRSKGPYGVELDDAIYLAPGRTQKYARFVENSAFVIAGNENLAQWTRKHQPNTHVIPTCVPVDRYTPKQNYELGSVAKLGWVGLPVNFQYLQPLSQEIQSLRASMPCRLQVVSGRRPSFVGQDAFVPWDSSSEADAIAQFDIGVMPLPTSSFAEGKCGLKILQYMAAGIPVVASAVGVNRTIIQDGVNGLLVERLDQWKPAIERLLGDQELRKKIGRAGRQRVETDYSTKVWGPKLVALYQDLAAKH
- a CDS encoding DegT/DnrJ/EryC1/StrS family aminotransferase, with amino-acid sequence MTSVPLLDTTRISDACSKDLQATCERIIKSGQFILGPEVTNFEETMAQFLGAKHAIGVSSGTDALILALMTLGVGQGDEVICPSFTFFATAGAIWRVGAKPVFVDIDPASFNMDPSLLEAAITENTRAIMPVHLFGQMADMHEINAIAHKHGLPVIEDAAQAIGSSIDGCNAGTMGSIGAFSFFPTKNLGGYGDAGLVVTSDDAIAEKARVLRVHGAEKRYYHQTVGGNFRIDALQAGLIGTRFKHLGTGVDGRRAWAGAYDAELKKQGLCDPGPSQLTLPPRTTGRHAFNQYTLRAASNAHRQHILSELSAANVGHSVYYPVPLHRQECFASLGYHDGQLPHTEAASETVFSIPVFPQLSKAEHGRVVEVLVTASQSFAG
- a CDS encoding anthranilate synthase component I family protein, which codes for MSSKPQMHTRTLHADLETPVSAYLKLRSLSSHSFLYESVEGPKHWSRYSILGFGARRIFSVKQGELTLVTGEQTQTLPACDPLEAIQAALGELPGELPADSPRFVGGIFGFLAYDAVRSFEPVGKRDDEPEVPDAYFVEPELVAVFDNRAHTLTLYAWDDKFIAMAQTGLSGSLPEYQAPGAWEEPMAVDTREAFVNSVAKAKEHIRAGDIIQVVLSRRFQMPRVADPFDVYRGLRTINPSPYLYYFEAPDYQIAGASPEVMVRVEDQNMTVRPIAGTRPRGATPEEDASNAEELLADPKERAEHIMLVDLGRNDVGRVAKPGTVEIPDLMVIENYSHVMHIVSEVQGTLKDDLDAYDGLRAAFPAGTLSGAPKVRAMQIIEGLENNRRGIYGGAVGYFGPRGDADFGIAIRTLVALPDRFIVQAGAGIVADSDPIKEADETEHKARAVIRAAHWAASPRAAR